In Gloeocapsa sp. DLM2.Bin57, one genomic interval encodes:
- a CDS encoding TonB family protein produces MNGKYYSSDWLQTRSIGIFVSAGLHLVLLGIILPKLSGEELLLRGKLRFRNIPLISLTSEQQQRLPETLQPPNPSVTPPEEIETILDSTPVFTNNLPPAVESTTETIPIPPPLDIPPPPPPPPVESLVPPTEPVARLLPVTPSPIPRELIEIINPREDFFNSPKVTEPMMIIPEPEIATQPEATPVDRENDLIASVQAKAESLKFDPSDTTIGERQANYERWISWQTDKNPQTIDIQGEYPLDACIKKIEGETVYGVLVNPTGEIVNLHLIQSAGYSLLNTQAVQQIESYNFSPSVAIQPYLITVKFTYNPDLCPSLSVSPS; encoded by the coding sequence GTGAACGGTAAGTATTATAGTTCTGATTGGCTACAAACAAGAAGTATTGGTATATTCGTTTCAGCAGGACTTCATCTAGTCCTCTTAGGGATTATTTTACCTAAACTCTCAGGAGAAGAACTACTACTCAGAGGTAAACTCAGATTTCGCAATATTCCCCTTATTTCCTTAACCTCAGAACAACAACAAAGACTACCCGAAACTTTACAACCTCCTAACCCAAGCGTCACCCCTCCCGAAGAAATAGAAACTATTCTTGATTCTACTCCCGTATTTACTAACAATCTTCCTCCCGCGGTTGAATCCACTACAGAAACTATCCCTATTCCCCCACCTTTAGATATACCACCACCCCCACCACCACCCCCTGTAGAGAGTTTAGTACCACCAACTGAACCAGTAGCGAGACTCTTACCCGTTACCCCTTCTCCTATTCCTAGAGAACTCATCGAGATTATTAACCCTCGGGAAGACTTCTTTAATAGTCCTAAAGTAACCGAGCCTATGATGATTATTCCTGAACCAGAAATCGCTACTCAACCAGAAGCAACACCTGTAGATAGAGAAAATGATTTAATCGCTTCAGTACAAGCTAAAGCAGAATCTCTTAAGTTTGATCCAAGTGACACTACCATCGGGGAAAGACAAGCTAACTATGAACGTTGGATTAGTTGGCAAACTGATAAGAACCCTCAAACAATTGATATACAGGGAGAATATCCCCTTGATGCTTGTATCAAAAAGATAGAGGGTGAGACTGTCTATGGTGTTCTAGTTAATCCTACAGGCGAAATTGTCAATTTACACCTGATTCAAAGTGCAGGATACTCTTTACTGAATACACAAGCAGTTCAACAAATAGAGTCTTATAACTTTTCTCCGAGTGTCGCTATTCAACCCTATTTAATTACTGTTAAATTTACTTATAATCCTGATTTGTGTCCTTCTTTAAGTGTTTCTCCTTCTTAA
- a CDS encoding ArsR family transcriptional regulator, which produces MITLSLASYFQALSDPLRLSIIDLLKERELCVCELQEVLDISQSKLSFHLKILKEANILQSRQQGRWVYYSINSEGFQILAAYLDQYSQCKIESARLCED; this is translated from the coding sequence ATGATAACTTTATCTTTAGCTAGTTATTTTCAAGCTTTATCTGACCCCTTGAGGTTAAGTATAATCGATTTACTCAAAGAAAGAGAATTATGTGTATGTGAGTTACAGGAGGTTTTAGATATCTCTCAATCTAAGCTATCTTTTCATCTTAAAATACTTAAAGAGGCTAATATACTGCAAAGTCGTCAACAAGGGAGATGGGTATATTACAGTATAAATAGCGAGGGATTTCAAATATTAGCAGCATATCTGGATCAATATAGTCAGTGTAAGATAGAATCAGCTCGTCTGTGTGAAGATTAA
- a CDS encoding DUF938 domain-containing protein, with the protein MNSNDAKQYAPATERNREPILEVLLKILPREGTILEVASGTGEHALFFAPRVYPRQWIPSEANALLRQSITAWREDCPTDNLQLPLDINVESNLWSIETVEFPPIEAIVNINMIHIAPWSACLGLMAGAERILPAQGILYLYGPFRVHGQHTASSNVAFDEMLKSQNPAWGIRDLDEVIIVARQHHLRLKETINMPANNLSVVFEKIV; encoded by the coding sequence ATGAATTCTAATGACGCTAAACAATATGCTCCTGCTACAGAAAGAAACCGAGAACCGATATTAGAGGTATTGTTAAAAATACTACCAAGGGAAGGAACTATTTTAGAAGTAGCCAGCGGTACAGGGGAACACGCCTTATTTTTTGCCCCTCGTGTTTACCCCCGTCAGTGGATACCTTCAGAAGCAAATGCTCTGTTAAGACAAAGTATTACAGCTTGGCGTGAAGATTGTCCCACCGACAACCTACAGCTACCTTTAGATATCAACGTAGAATCAAACTTATGGTCTATAGAAACAGTGGAATTTCCACCCATTGAAGCTATAGTCAATATCAATATGATTCATATAGCCCCCTGGTCAGCTTGTTTAGGCTTAATGGCGGGTGCAGAGCGCATTTTACCAGCCCAGGGTATTCTGTACCTATATGGTCCATTTCGCGTACATGGTCAACATACAGCCTCAAGCAACGTTGCCTTTGACGAGATGTTAAAATCTCAGAATCCTGCTTGGGGAATTAGGGATTTAGACGAAGTAATCATCGTTGCTAGACAACATCATCTCAGACTGAAAGAAACGATCAATATGCCCGCGAACAATCTATCTGTGGTGTTTGAAAAAATTGTATAA
- the hypE gene encoding hydrogenase expression/formation protein HypE, whose product MTAEDFNLTCPIPIQQYPQILLAHGGGGKLMQQLINQIFTPTFGQQELHDSVALNLSGNKIAFTTDSYVIHPLFFPGGDIGTIAVNGTVNDLAMSGARPLYLSLGLIIEEGLPMETLWRIAQSIQTAATEAGVTIVTGDTKVVDRGKGDGIFINTAGIGIIEHQQTIAPSSVNVGDLVLLSGDIGRHGIAIMALREGLTFETTITSDCAPLAQIVLELITAGVTIHCLRDLTRGGLASALNEIATSRGVEINISEQNIPVQEQVQGACAILGLDPLYVANEGRFIAFIPPEDAQAALQILRSIHPEASIIGEVVASSDSQIGLVTTQSAIGARRILDLLSGEQLPRIC is encoded by the coding sequence ATGACAGCAGAAGATTTTAACCTAACTTGTCCTATTCCCATTCAACAATACCCCCAAATTCTCCTCGCCCATGGTGGAGGGGGTAAACTGATGCAGCAATTAATCAATCAGATTTTTACACCTACTTTTGGACAACAAGAATTACACGACTCTGTGGCTTTAAATCTCTCAGGTAATAAAATTGCCTTTACCACTGATTCTTATGTCATTCATCCTCTATTCTTTCCAGGAGGTGATATCGGGACAATCGCTGTTAATGGTACAGTTAATGACTTAGCTATGAGTGGTGCGCGCCCTCTTTATCTGAGTTTGGGTTTAATTATCGAAGAGGGTTTACCGATGGAGACTCTCTGGAGAATTGCTCAATCTATCCAAACAGCAGCTACCGAAGCGGGAGTAACTATAGTCACAGGAGATACTAAGGTAGTAGATAGAGGTAAAGGAGATGGTATCTTTATTAATACCGCGGGAATAGGGATCATTGAACATCAACAGACGATCGCCCCAAGTTCAGTAAATGTAGGTGATTTGGTGTTATTAAGTGGGGATATCGGGCGTCATGGTATTGCTATTATGGCCCTTAGAGAGGGTTTAACCTTTGAAACCACTATTACTAGTGATTGCGCACCTTTAGCTCAAATAGTCTTAGAATTAATAACAGCAGGAGTAACTATTCACTGTCTGCGGGATTTAACTAGAGGAGGATTAGCCAGCGCCCTCAATGAAATTGCTACTAGTCGAGGTGTAGAGATTAATATCTCAGAACAAAATATACCCGTACAAGAACAAGTTCAGGGGGCTTGTGCTATCCTAGGTTTAGATCCTCTCTATGTCGCTAATGAAGGTAGATTTATTGCTTTTATTCCTCCTGAAGATGCTCAAGCAGCTTTGCAAATCTTACGATCTATTCATCCTGAAGCTAGTATCATTGGCGAAGTGGTGGCTAGTAGTGATAGTCAAATTGGTTTAGTGACTACCCAAAGCGCGATCGGGGCTAGACGCATCCTCGATTTACTTAGTGGTGAACAATTGCCCAGAATTTGTTAA
- a CDS encoding MFS transporter, whose product MKNQSPISESRLDIFTMVRIGLFNLGLGLMSVLTLAVLNRVMISELGIPATVTAGTLAISQVIAPARIWFGRLSDIKPIFGLYRSNYVRIGTIFAGLTIFTAVQIVWQLGKVVIESGGWLWSGDTITLTILLGLILGCYGLAISSSSTPFTAMLVDISSEKQRSQLVAIVWSMLMVGIVIGGISGSILLKAIELESSLEVLRNPINFIFIVAPIVVFCLAIIATWGVEKRYSRLLRSGVRSSREDDSMGLQSALNILTSNRQTGIFFLFLVVITLGLFMQEAVLEPYGGDVFAMSIAQTTLLNSFWGIGILIGYSFTGFLIIPRLGKVNTARLGCLLVAICFVLIILAGFTQAEPILKFTLVIFGIATGIATVSSISLMLDLTLAESAGTFIGAWGLAQSFARAIATFSGGVILDIGQQLFDTPLLAYGLVFSTQGILMLIAIVILKRVNIAEFKANQSEAVTFVMEGDLDG is encoded by the coding sequence ATGAAAAATCAATCACCAATCTCAGAATCAAGATTAGATATATTTACAATGGTACGCATTGGATTATTTAATCTCGGTTTAGGTTTAATGTCGGTACTAACTTTAGCGGTACTTAATCGGGTTATGATTTCTGAGTTAGGGATACCTGCAACGGTTACCGCGGGGACTCTCGCTATTTCTCAAGTCATCGCTCCTGCTAGAATATGGTTTGGCAGGTTATCAGATATCAAGCCAATTTTTGGTTTATATCGCAGTAATTATGTGAGAATTGGCACTATTTTTGCAGGTTTAACCATCTTTACCGCGGTACAAATAGTTTGGCAATTGGGCAAAGTTGTTATAGAGAGTGGAGGGTGGTTATGGAGTGGAGACACGATTACTTTGACTATCCTACTTGGTTTAATTTTAGGTTGTTATGGTTTAGCAATTAGTTCGAGTTCCACCCCTTTTACTGCTATGTTAGTAGATATATCTTCAGAAAAGCAAAGGTCACAATTAGTGGCGATTGTTTGGTCAATGTTGATGGTAGGTATTGTGATTGGGGGGATTAGTGGCAGTATTTTACTCAAGGCTATAGAATTAGAATCTTCTTTAGAGGTTTTACGTAATCCCATTAACTTTATCTTTATTGTTGCCCCTATCGTCGTATTTTGTCTGGCTATAATTGCTACTTGGGGGGTAGAGAAGAGATATTCTCGTCTTTTACGTAGTGGAGTTCGTTCTTCAAGAGAAGATGATAGTATGGGTTTACAATCAGCTTTAAATATTCTCACTAGTAATCGACAAACAGGGATATTTTTCTTATTCTTGGTAGTAATTACTCTAGGATTATTTATGCAGGAAGCGGTTTTAGAACCTTATGGGGGGGATGTCTTTGCAATGTCCATTGCTCAAACAACTCTGTTAAACTCTTTTTGGGGGATTGGGATTTTAATTGGTTATAGCTTTACGGGTTTTTTGATTATTCCTCGTTTGGGTAAAGTTAATACAGCTAGACTAGGTTGTTTATTAGTAGCCATTTGTTTTGTCTTGATAATTTTAGCAGGTTTTACCCAAGCCGAACCTATCCTTAAATTTACTTTAGTAATCTTTGGTATCGCTACAGGGATAGCCACGGTGAGTAGCATTAGTTTAATGTTAGATTTAACTTTAGCAGAAAGTGCGGGAACTTTTATTGGTGCTTGGGGTTTAGCCCAATCTTTCGCTAGGGCGATCGCTACTTTCAGTGGTGGAGTAATATTAGATATTGGTCAACAATTGTTTGATACACCTTTATTAGCTTATGGTTTAGTATTTAGCACTCAAGGAATCTTAATGTTAATAGCGATCGTTATTCTCAAAAGAGTCAATATCGCCGAGTTTAAAGCTAATCAATCAGAAGCAGTTACCTTTGTGATGGAAGGGGATTTAGATGGCTAA
- the dcm gene encoding DNA (cytosine-5-)-methyltransferase, protein MNTITSFKNQNNSYIPELIEQLNSDYSSHNQYDFPDKIRFIDLFAGIGGMRLGFSRFNSECVFSSEWDKYAQITYEANFHEKPFGDIHSISVNDVPKHDILLAGFPCQPFSTIGKREGFQHLTQGNLFSNIANILAAKKPFCFLLENVPGLVTHNQGKTWQTILKTLDFLGYDVRYSILDAALFDLPQVRERIYLVGFYRQYLHQRVNFLFPLGQENDVFIDRFIESNLTGYSISKHLQDTYLFKKPDGRPQIVDNQSKVKVKTFVSTYHKIQRLTGTFVRDGETGLRLLSKNECKSLMGFPDNFTFPVSRTQMYRQLGNSVAIPVLKSIADNIYKTFINCAIPVGSGGNGEHLTPYS, encoded by the coding sequence ATGAATACAATAACATCTTTCAAGAATCAAAATAATAGCTATATTCCTGAGTTAATCGAACAACTCAACTCTGATTACAGTTCCCATAATCAATATGATTTCCCAGATAAAATTAGATTTATTGACCTTTTTGCTGGTATAGGTGGAATGAGATTAGGTTTTTCTCGCTTTAATAGTGAGTGTGTTTTCTCTTCGGAATGGGATAAATATGCTCAAATAACTTATGAAGCCAATTTTCACGAGAAACCTTTTGGAGATATTCACAGTATCTCTGTCAATGATGTACCAAAGCATGATATTCTTTTAGCTGGTTTTCCTTGTCAACCTTTTAGTACAATCGGCAAAAGAGAGGGTTTTCAACATCTAACCCAAGGGAATCTTTTCTCTAATATAGCCAATATTTTAGCTGCTAAAAAGCCTTTTTGTTTTCTTCTAGAAAATGTTCCTGGTTTAGTAACTCATAATCAAGGAAAAACTTGGCAAACTATCCTTAAAACATTAGATTTCCTGGGATATGACGTAAGATATAGTATCTTAGACGCTGCATTGTTTGATTTACCTCAAGTTAGAGAAAGAATATATTTAGTAGGGTTTTATCGTCAATATTTACACCAAAGAGTTAATTTTTTGTTTCCACTTGGTCAAGAAAATGATGTATTTATAGATAGATTTATTGAAAGTAATCTTACAGGTTATTCTATATCTAAGCATTTACAAGACACATATTTATTTAAAAAACCAGATGGGAGACCTCAAATTGTCGATAACCAGTCAAAAGTAAAAGTTAAAACATTTGTTTCTACTTATCACAAAATTCAAAGACTAACAGGTACATTTGTTAGAGATGGAGAAACAGGATTAAGATTATTATCAAAAAATGAATGTAAATCTCTCATGGGTTTTCCTGATAACTTTACTTTTCCTGTTTCTCGAACCCAAATGTATAGACAATTAGGTAATTCAGTAGCAATACCTGTGCTCAAATCAATAGCAGATAATATATACAAAACATTTATCAATTGCGCCATCCCCGTAGGAAGCGGGGGGAATGGGGAACACCTGACCCCTTACTCCTAA
- the lysS gene encoding lysine--tRNA ligase produces the protein MSSESNQSKPQSASTLEEIRATRLEKVQQLQDLGLNPYAYQWQLTHHTAELQEKYIDLAPGAENPEKVSLAGRIIARRVFGKLAFFSLQDETGTIQLYLEKSRITNCMSESPQAFDNLKKLTDTGDILGVTGTIKRTEKGELSIYVQTYSILTKSLLPLPDKWHGLTDTEKRYRQRYVDLIVNPQVRQTFRQRAKITAAIRRYLETRDFLEIETPVLQSEAGGAEARPFITYHNTLDMNLYLRIATELHLKRLIVGGFERVFELGRIFRNEGVSTRHNPEFTSIEVYQAYADYNDMMSLTEDLISSVATEVIGTTKVTYQDEVINLSPPWPRITMSELVKKTTGIDFEEFSDLATAKAAVKAIGVETSTDCNSLGKLLNQVFEQKVEETLIQPTFVLDFPLEISPLAKPHRSKPGLVERFELYIVGRELANSFSELTDPIDQRERLTAQAAKKAAGDLEANDIDEDFLTALEYGMPPTGGLGIGIDRLVMLLTNSSSIRDVIAFPLLKSQSAAIESFDYDSDRQILRIVFNNGSVYKYHDIPENIYKEMKTTASVGQYFNSHIRNKYGFDQES, from the coding sequence ATGTCTTCAGAATCTAATCAATCAAAACCTCAGAGTGCTTCTACTCTAGAAGAAATACGCGCCACACGTCTGGAAAAAGTACAACAACTCCAAGATTTAGGCTTAAATCCTTACGCTTATCAATGGCAATTAACCCATCATACCGCCGAGTTGCAGGAAAAATACATAGATTTAGCCCCAGGTGCAGAAAATCCAGAAAAAGTTAGTCTAGCAGGGAGAATAATTGCTCGTCGTGTGTTTGGCAAATTGGCTTTTTTCAGTCTGCAAGATGAAACTGGTACAATACAGTTATACTTAGAGAAAAGTCGGATTACCAATTGTATGTCTGAGTCTCCCCAAGCTTTTGACAATCTCAAAAAACTAACCGATACAGGAGACATACTCGGAGTAACAGGCACAATTAAACGTACAGAAAAAGGGGAACTCTCTATCTATGTACAAACCTATAGTATTTTAACCAAATCTTTATTACCCCTACCAGATAAATGGCATGGTTTAACCGATACCGAAAAACGTTACCGTCAGAGATATGTTGATTTAATCGTTAATCCCCAAGTTAGACAAACCTTCCGTCAAAGGGCAAAAATTACCGCAGCTATTCGCCGTTATTTAGAAACTAGAGACTTTTTAGAGATTGAAACTCCTGTGTTACAAAGCGAAGCAGGAGGAGCAGAGGCGCGCCCCTTTATCACTTATCACAATACCCTAGACATGAATCTCTATCTACGCATCGCCACAGAATTACATCTAAAACGCTTGATTGTGGGAGGATTTGAGCGAGTTTTTGAACTAGGGCGAATCTTCCGTAACGAAGGGGTTTCTACTCGTCATAATCCCGAGTTTACCTCTATAGAAGTTTATCAAGCTTACGCTGACTATAACGACATGATGTCTCTGACAGAGGATTTAATTAGTTCAGTAGCTACAGAAGTAATTGGGACAACTAAAGTTACTTATCAAGATGAGGTGATTAATTTAAGCCCACCTTGGCCGAGAATAACTATGTCAGAATTGGTTAAAAAAACCACGGGTATAGATTTTGAAGAATTTTCTGACTTAGCTACAGCTAAAGCAGCAGTAAAAGCGATTGGGGTAGAAACATCCACAGATTGTAATTCTCTAGGTAAGTTACTTAACCAAGTATTTGAACAAAAAGTAGAAGAAACCCTGATTCAACCAACCTTTGTCCTAGATTTTCCCTTAGAAATCTCTCCTTTAGCTAAACCACACCGCAGTAAACCAGGTTTGGTAGAAAGATTTGAGTTATATATAGTCGGGAGAGAGTTAGCTAATAGTTTCTCAGAATTAACTGATCCTATTGATCAAAGAGAGAGATTAACAGCCCAAGCAGCGAAAAAAGCCGCGGGAGATTTAGAAGCTAATGACATCGACGAAGACTTCTTGACAGCTTTAGAATACGGAATGCCACCAACAGGAGGATTAGGGATTGGCATAGATCGTTTGGTGATGTTGTTGACTAACTCTTCTAGTATCCGTGATGTGATCGCTTTCCCTTTACTTAAATCTCAAAGTGCAGCAATTGAGTCTTTTGATTATGATAGCGATCGCCAAATCTTGAGAATAGTCTTTAACAACGGTAGTGTCTATAAATATCACGACATCCCCGAAAATATCTATAAAGAGATGAAAACCACAGCTTCGGTAGGACAATATTTTAATAGCCACATCCGCAATAAATATGGTTTTGACCAAGAATCATGA
- a CDS encoding dihydroorotate dehydrogenase-like protein, which produces MDLTTNYLGLELRSPLVPGASAPLSEDIDNIKRMEDAGAAAVVLHSIFEEQLELEQHELHHNLVYGTDSFAEALTYFPEPDIFHVGAEVYLDHISKAKAMVDIPIIASLNGYSVGGWIHYAQQIEQAGADALELNIYTIPTDPHQTSAEIEQSYLDILIAVKSEIKIPVAVKLSPFWTNMANMAKRFDEAGADGLVLFNRFYQPDIDLENLEVYPHVLLSTPQAMRLPMRWIAILYGRIKPDLAATSGIQKGQDAIKMVMAGAKITQLCSALLRHGIDHIQYIEKEMIHWMEENEYESIKQMQGSMSQINCPNESAFERVQYLKSVSIPQPYV; this is translated from the coding sequence ATGGACTTAACAACTAATTATCTCGGTTTAGAATTGCGATCGCCTTTAGTTCCCGGTGCTTCTGCACCCTTAAGCGAGGATATCGACAACATCAAACGTATGGAAGACGCAGGGGCTGCCGCGGTAGTCTTACACAGTATCTTTGAAGAACAATTAGAACTAGAACAACACGAGCTACATCATAATCTCGTTTATGGTACAGATAGTTTTGCTGAAGCTTTAACCTACTTTCCCGAACCCGATATCTTCCACGTTGGCGCTGAAGTCTATCTAGACCACATTAGTAAAGCCAAAGCCATGGTAGATATCCCCATCATCGCTAGTCTCAATGGTTATAGTGTTGGTGGTTGGATTCATTACGCTCAACAAATTGAGCAAGCAGGAGCAGACGCTTTAGAATTAAATATCTATACCATTCCCACAGATCCTCACCAAACTTCTGCAGAAATAGAACAAAGTTACCTAGACATCCTCATAGCTGTCAAATCAGAGATTAAAATTCCTGTAGCCGTAAAATTAAGTCCTTTTTGGACTAATATGGCAAATATGGCTAAACGCTTTGACGAAGCAGGGGCAGACGGACTGGTACTTTTTAACCGTTTCTATCAACCAGATATTGACCTAGAAAACCTCGAAGTCTATCCCCACGTCTTACTCAGTACCCCCCAAGCTATGCGCTTACCTATGCGTTGGATTGCTATTCTCTATGGTCGCATCAAACCTGACTTAGCCGCCACTAGCGGTATTCAAAAAGGTCAAGACGCGATTAAAATGGTGATGGCGGGAGCAAAAATAACCCAACTCTGTTCCGCTTTATTACGTCACGGTATCGATCATATCCAATATATCGAAAAAGAAATGATTCACTGGATGGAGGAAAACGAGTACGAATCCATCAAGCAAATGCAAGGAAGTATGAGTCAAATCAACTGTCCTAATGAGAGTGCCTTTGAAAGGGTACAATATCTCAAGAGTGTCTCTATTCCCCAACCTTACGTGTAA
- a CDS encoding S1 RNA-binding domain-containing protein: MSSQSTSSGQQNVSFSRDDFAKALEGIDFQFSKGTIVSGKVIQHSLDGVFVDIQGKSPGFIPLKEVPAATVTDSEEILPLETERDFLIIREQDADGQVTLSLRQLAMQEAWHRLGEVKEAAGTVVMLVTGVNKGGVTGEVDGLRGFIPRSHLLYKDNLESLVGQELNANLLEVDSDRNKLILSQRQMAQAAAMDKLEERNLVEGTITRIESYGVFVNLNNITGLLHIKQISAQHIESIFNLFQVGETVKAVIVELDTIKRRVSLSTKILEDYPGEILEKKAELFADAENRLEKALKKLATVSE; the protein is encoded by the coding sequence ATGAGTTCACAATCAACCTCTTCTGGTCAGCAAAATGTTTCTTTTTCTAGAGATGATTTTGCTAAAGCGCTAGAAGGTATCGATTTTCAGTTTAGTAAAGGTACAATAGTATCGGGTAAAGTAATTCAACATAGCCTTGATGGTGTTTTTGTTGATATTCAGGGCAAATCTCCAGGTTTTATACCTCTTAAAGAAGTACCAGCAGCTACAGTGACGGATTCAGAAGAAATTTTACCCCTAGAAACGGAAAGAGACTTCTTAATTATCCGTGAACAAGACGCCGATGGTCAAGTAACTCTCTCTCTACGTCAGTTAGCAATGCAGGAAGCTTGGCATCGTTTAGGAGAAGTTAAAGAAGCAGCTGGCACAGTAGTAATGCTGGTAACGGGAGTAAATAAAGGTGGTGTCACAGGGGAAGTAGATGGTTTAAGGGGCTTTATTCCCCGATCGCACCTTTTATACAAAGATAACCTAGAATCTCTCGTTGGTCAAGAACTCAATGCTAACTTACTAGAAGTAGATAGCGATCGCAATAAGTTAATCCTTTCTCAACGTCAAATGGCTCAAGCTGCGGCTATGGATAAACTAGAGGAGAGAAATCTAGTGGAGGGAACAATTACCCGTATAGAATCCTATGGAGTCTTTGTTAACCTAAATAATATCACAGGTTTATTACACATTAAGCAAATTAGCGCTCAACACATCGAATCTATCTTTAATTTATTCCAGGTGGGAGAAACCGTTAAAGCAGTAATTGTGGAATTAGATACGATTAAAAGGCGTGTTTCTTTATCTACTAAAATTCTCGAAGATTATCCAGGAGAAATATTAGAGAAAAAAGCCGAATTATTCGCAGATGCCGAAAATCGTCTGGAAAAAGCCCTGAAAAAGTTAGCAACCGTCTCAGAATAA